A single genomic interval of Nocardioides nitrophenolicus harbors:
- a CDS encoding nitroreductase family protein, giving the protein MEFSEVVRRRRMTRAYTSAPVDPAVVERALDHATRAPSAGFSQGWAFVVLDTPETVRGFWAAQAETEAPDRWLAGMMSAPVVIVPCSRRAAYLDRYAEPDKRRAGLGDHDAERWAMPYWHLDTAMASLLLLQSVTDAGLGACFFGLVPGRVDAVKQVLGLVDTAAEEAPHPIGAITVGHPAPPATGARGSASRRRRTPWHEVAHRGRWGAGWAGRDA; this is encoded by the coding sequence GTGGAGTTCTCCGAGGTCGTACGCCGCCGCCGGATGACGCGCGCCTACACCTCGGCCCCCGTCGACCCGGCGGTGGTGGAGCGGGCGCTCGACCACGCCACCCGGGCGCCGAGCGCCGGCTTCTCCCAGGGCTGGGCGTTCGTGGTGCTCGACACCCCCGAGACCGTCCGCGGCTTCTGGGCCGCCCAGGCCGAGACCGAGGCGCCCGACCGCTGGCTGGCCGGGATGATGAGCGCGCCGGTGGTGATCGTGCCGTGCAGCCGGCGGGCCGCCTACCTCGACCGCTACGCGGAGCCCGACAAGCGGCGGGCCGGGCTGGGCGACCACGACGCGGAGCGCTGGGCGATGCCCTACTGGCACCTCGACACCGCGATGGCCTCGCTGCTGCTGCTGCAGTCGGTGACCGACGCGGGCCTCGGCGCCTGCTTCTTCGGCCTGGTCCCGGGCCGGGTCGACGCGGTGAAGCAGGTCCTCGGCCTGGTCGACACCGCCGCCGAGGAGGCGCCCCACCCCATCGGGGCGATCACGGTCGGCCACCCTGCCCCGCCGGCGACGGGCGCGCGAGGCTCGGCGAGCCGGCGGCGCCGCACGCCGTGGCACGAGGTGGCCCACCGCGGCCGCTGGGGCGCCGGCTGGGCGGGGCGGGACGCCTGA
- a CDS encoding helix-turn-helix transcriptional regulator produces MAAHSSLTMVGRDTELAEAIAVLDDAVSAAEAGTSRRAVLLSGDAGVGKTRLLRALRDHALDSGWQVLAGHCLDFGDSALPYLPFSEVLGRLDASHPELVEAVAAVHPALTRLQPGRRTRVVGEESSDERSRGADRGDTFVAVHALLEAAATEAPVLLVVEDLHWADQSTRDMLGFLFTRAFARPVAIVASYRSDDLHRRHPLRRQVAEWTRLPQVGRLGLGPLPAEAVRALVGELAPAGLDERSVAQIVDRAEGNAFFVEELVASGSCADGDVPGDLADLLLVRLDRLSEEARHVVRVASVAGRRVTHDLLAATADVPVDRLDSGIRQAVEMNVLEVGGHLYSFRHALLGEAIYDDLLPGERVRLHARYVAALSSGAAGGTSAELARHARRANDLDRAVTASIEAGDEAMAVGGPDEAADHYQQALELLEDPERVARLDIDHAKLVVRAATALITGGNAVRAGQLVTARLAQLPPDAPDADRARLLNAQAEVLSMTETELDPVEVSAQAVALAPEGESPLRAKVLANHARILGAYRPEEQEAAEAVATEALALAERLAMPELASDIVTTLGGLRVKGAAGSEQDALRGALVSAVDSAVRAGAFQAELRGRWLLGRSYQDTGDWEQSARWFRSAMELGEQAGLVWAPFSIESRWQLTRIGYLLGDWDDVLALVEAVDGLSGPPIPRGIIEPARLSILAARGEDVLDRLLSLRALWEDEGGVAVYSSGSEIEFHGDRGDAAAAIAVYDQVIEVLGRIWGEYFGGRIRLAAGTLAAIARAMPRASAAERRALVARADRLLADGEAVLAAIRERSGPWGPEGRMWTDRLIAEHHRVHWLAGGDDARRDELLGAWEAALDSAVKVGNLPELLRVRAAYAQILRLAGDTARARDEADQARALADRLRAPVLVADLAAEPGTTRATAPAGHSGGAALTARELEILALVAEGRSNGEIGKQLFISTKTVSVHVSNILGKLGAAGRTEAAAIARRDGLLR; encoded by the coding sequence ATGGCCGCACACAGCAGCCTGACCATGGTCGGGCGTGACACCGAGCTCGCCGAGGCGATCGCGGTCCTCGACGACGCCGTGAGCGCCGCCGAGGCCGGGACGTCGCGGCGGGCGGTGCTGCTGTCGGGCGACGCGGGCGTCGGCAAGACCCGGCTGCTGCGCGCGCTGCGCGACCACGCCCTCGACAGCGGCTGGCAGGTGCTGGCCGGGCACTGTCTCGACTTCGGCGACAGCGCCCTGCCCTACCTCCCGTTCAGCGAGGTGCTCGGCCGGCTCGACGCGAGCCACCCCGAGCTGGTCGAGGCCGTGGCGGCCGTTCACCCGGCCCTGACCCGGCTCCAGCCCGGTCGGCGTACGCGCGTGGTGGGCGAGGAGTCGTCCGACGAGCGCAGCCGCGGCGCCGACCGCGGCGACACCTTCGTGGCCGTGCACGCGCTGCTCGAGGCGGCCGCCACCGAGGCGCCGGTGCTGCTCGTGGTCGAGGACCTGCACTGGGCCGACCAGTCCACCCGCGACATGCTCGGCTTCCTCTTCACCCGGGCCTTCGCGCGGCCGGTGGCCATCGTGGCGTCGTACCGCTCCGACGACCTGCACCGCCGCCACCCGCTGCGCCGCCAGGTCGCCGAGTGGACCCGGCTCCCCCAGGTCGGCCGGCTCGGACTGGGCCCGCTGCCGGCGGAGGCGGTGCGCGCCCTGGTGGGAGAGCTGGCCCCGGCCGGGCTCGACGAGCGGTCGGTCGCGCAGATCGTGGACCGGGCCGAGGGCAACGCCTTCTTCGTCGAGGAGCTGGTGGCGTCCGGCTCCTGCGCCGACGGCGACGTGCCCGGCGACCTGGCCGACCTGCTGCTGGTCCGGCTCGACCGCCTCTCCGAGGAGGCCCGTCACGTCGTCCGGGTCGCCAGCGTCGCGGGTCGCCGGGTCACCCACGACCTGCTCGCCGCGACCGCCGACGTCCCCGTCGACCGGCTCGACTCCGGCATCCGCCAGGCCGTCGAGATGAACGTGCTCGAGGTCGGCGGCCACCTCTACTCCTTCCGCCACGCGCTGCTCGGCGAGGCGATCTACGACGACCTGCTGCCGGGGGAGCGGGTGCGGCTGCACGCCCGCTATGTCGCCGCGCTGTCCAGCGGCGCCGCCGGCGGCACCTCCGCCGAGCTGGCCCGCCACGCCCGGCGCGCCAACGACCTCGACCGCGCGGTCACGGCCAGCATCGAGGCCGGCGACGAGGCGATGGCCGTGGGCGGTCCCGACGAGGCCGCCGACCACTACCAGCAGGCCCTGGAGCTGCTCGAGGACCCGGAGCGGGTCGCCCGGCTCGACATCGACCACGCCAAGCTGGTGGTGCGGGCCGCCACCGCGCTGATCACCGGCGGCAACGCCGTCCGGGCCGGCCAGCTGGTCACCGCCCGGCTCGCCCAGCTCCCGCCCGACGCCCCCGACGCCGATCGCGCGCGGCTGCTCAACGCCCAGGCCGAGGTGCTCTCGATGACCGAGACCGAGCTGGACCCGGTCGAGGTGTCTGCGCAGGCGGTGGCGCTGGCGCCCGAGGGGGAGAGCCCGCTGCGGGCCAAGGTGCTCGCCAACCACGCCCGGATCCTCGGCGCCTACCGTCCCGAGGAGCAGGAGGCGGCCGAGGCCGTCGCGACCGAGGCGCTCGCGCTGGCCGAGCGGCTGGCCATGCCCGAGCTCGCCTCCGACATCGTCACCACTCTCGGCGGGCTGCGGGTCAAGGGCGCCGCGGGCTCCGAGCAGGACGCCCTGCGCGGCGCGCTGGTCTCCGCCGTCGACAGCGCGGTCCGCGCGGGCGCCTTCCAGGCCGAGCTCCGCGGCCGCTGGCTGCTCGGCCGCTCCTACCAGGACACGGGCGACTGGGAGCAGTCCGCGCGCTGGTTCCGCTCCGCCATGGAGCTGGGCGAGCAGGCCGGCCTGGTCTGGGCGCCGTTCAGCATCGAGTCGCGCTGGCAGCTCACCCGGATCGGCTACCTCCTCGGCGACTGGGACGACGTGCTCGCGCTGGTCGAGGCCGTCGACGGGCTCAGCGGCCCACCGATCCCCCGCGGGATCATCGAGCCGGCCCGGCTCTCGATCCTCGCCGCGCGCGGCGAGGACGTCCTCGACCGGCTGCTCTCGCTCCGGGCGCTGTGGGAGGACGAGGGCGGGGTCGCGGTCTACAGCTCCGGGTCCGAGATCGAGTTCCACGGCGACCGCGGCGACGCCGCCGCCGCGATCGCGGTCTACGACCAGGTGATCGAGGTGCTCGGCCGGATCTGGGGGGAGTACTTCGGCGGCCGGATCCGGCTCGCCGCCGGCACCCTCGCCGCGATCGCCCGGGCGATGCCGCGAGCCAGTGCGGCCGAGCGCCGGGCCCTGGTGGCCCGGGCCGACCGGCTGCTCGCCGACGGCGAGGCGGTGCTCGCCGCGATCCGCGAGCGCAGCGGCCCGTGGGGACCGGAGGGCCGGATGTGGACCGACCGGCTGATCGCCGAGCATCACCGGGTGCACTGGCTGGCCGGCGGCGACGACGCGCGCCGCGACGAGCTGCTCGGCGCCTGGGAGGCCGCGCTCGACTCCGCGGTCAAGGTCGGGAACCTGCCCGAGCTGCTGCGCGTGCGCGCGGCGTACGCCCAGATCCTGCGGCTGGCCGGCGACACCGCCCGCGCCCGCGACGAGGCCGACCAGGCCCGCGCCCTCGCCGACCGGCTCCGCGCGCCGGTCCTCGTGGCCGACCTCGCGGCCGAGCCCGGAACGACCCGCGCCACGGCGCCTGCCGGCCACTCCGGTGGCGCCGCCCTCACCGCCCGTGAGCTGGAGATCCTCGCCCTGGTCGCGGAGGGCCGCTCCAACGGCGAGATCGGCAAGCAGCTGTTCATCAGCACCAAGACGGTGAGCGTCCACGTCTCCAACATCCTCGGCAAGCTCGGCGCGGCCGGGCGCACCGAGGCGGCCGCGATCGCCCGCCGCGACGGCCTGCTGCGCTGA
- a CDS encoding cytochrome P450 translates to MTMQADTRELTMRRFRRSSVVGGRDLPPVPAEQLPPGPRWPALLQTVALMRFRHQFHPWLHRRYGDAYTVNLIPGNRPLVLFTRPEVTKEIFAADPEVFHAGKGNAILGPIMGEHSLLLQDSTEHHRARKLLMPAFLGHALRGYRGLVAEVASAEVATWHEGEPFRALERMNSLTLEVILRVVFGVTDEDRLARLRPAVNRTVEIHPAILLGWAYPRLQRLGPWRRTVDNQVELDRLMYAEIRERRAADDLGDRSDVLSRLLAASAASAAADEPGSGLDDTELRDQLVTLLLAGHETTASALSWALVEVGRSPDLRARTLRAVDEGDDAWLEAVLKEAMRLHPIIPMVVRTLMAPATVGGWDLPAGTTVGPSIIMSHQQESNFADPGVFRPERFLGEDAPPLNVWIPFGGGVRRCIGAGFSLMEGVEVLREVFRRYDVTAVGTDVPKVRNITSVPRRGARIRVRAR, encoded by the coding sequence ATGACGATGCAGGCGGACACCCGCGAGCTGACCATGCGCCGGTTCCGGAGGAGCAGCGTGGTCGGCGGGCGCGACCTGCCGCCGGTCCCGGCGGAGCAGCTGCCGCCCGGGCCGCGGTGGCCGGCGCTGCTGCAGACCGTGGCGCTGATGAGGTTCCGGCACCAGTTCCACCCCTGGCTGCACCGCAGGTACGGCGACGCCTACACCGTCAACCTGATCCCGGGGAACCGGCCGCTCGTGCTGTTCACCCGCCCGGAGGTCACCAAGGAGATCTTCGCCGCCGACCCCGAGGTCTTCCACGCCGGCAAGGGCAACGCGATCCTCGGCCCGATCATGGGCGAGCACTCCCTGCTGCTGCAGGACTCGACCGAGCACCACCGTGCCCGCAAGCTGCTGATGCCCGCCTTCCTCGGGCACGCGCTGCGCGGCTACCGCGGCCTGGTGGCCGAGGTCGCGAGCGCCGAGGTCGCCACCTGGCACGAGGGTGAGCCCTTCCGGGCCCTGGAGCGGATGAACTCGCTGACCCTCGAGGTGATCCTCCGCGTCGTCTTCGGCGTCACCGACGAGGACCGGCTGGCGCGGCTGCGGCCCGCGGTCAACCGGACCGTCGAGATCCACCCGGCGATCCTGCTCGGCTGGGCGTACCCACGGCTGCAGCGGCTCGGCCCGTGGCGGCGTACGGTCGACAACCAGGTCGAGCTCGACCGGCTGATGTACGCCGAGATCCGCGAGCGCCGCGCGGCCGACGACCTCGGCGACCGCTCCGACGTGCTCTCCCGGCTGCTCGCCGCGAGCGCCGCGAGCGCCGCGGCCGACGAGCCCGGCAGCGGTCTCGACGACACCGAGCTGCGCGACCAGCTGGTGACGTTGCTGCTGGCCGGTCACGAGACCACCGCGTCGGCGCTGTCGTGGGCCCTGGTCGAGGTGGGCCGCAGTCCCGACCTGCGCGCCCGCACGCTGCGCGCGGTCGACGAGGGCGACGACGCGTGGCTGGAGGCCGTGCTCAAGGAGGCGATGCGGCTGCACCCGATCATCCCGATGGTGGTGCGCACCCTGATGGCGCCGGCCACCGTCGGCGGCTGGGACCTCCCGGCCGGCACGACGGTCGGCCCGTCGATCATCATGAGCCACCAGCAGGAGTCGAACTTCGCGGACCCCGGGGTGTTCCGGCCCGAGCGCTTCCTCGGCGAGGACGCGCCGCCGCTGAACGTGTGGATCCCGTTCGGCGGCGGGGTCCGGCGCTGCATCGGCGCCGGGTTCTCGCTGATGGAGGGCGTGGAGGTGCTGCGCGAGGTGTTCCGCAGGTACGACGTCACCGCGGTCGGCACGGACGTGCCCAAGGTCCGCAACATCACCAGCGTGCCTCGGCGGGGTGCGCGGATCCGGGTGCGGGCACGCTGA